The Cohaesibacter intestini genome includes a window with the following:
- a CDS encoding sugar ABC transporter ATP-binding protein, with product MARDSNPALEMRDISKTFGAIRALSDVSLTAYGGEVHALMGENGAGKSTLMKILSGAYKSDKGGEVLISGNAMPTGNPKIAKAYGIAVIYQELSLAPNLTVAENIFLGNERARFGLVNHAAMRNETQPILNRLGVSFLPSTKVSDLSLGERQLVEIARALSADARIIVMDEPTTALSSRETERLFDVIEALKQDNIAIIYISHRMEEVYKLADRCSVLRDGKYIGTLDRQELSAERLISMMVGRELSSFYKKEHRAEDLSDIVMRVEGLGDNRKVRNCSFEVHRGEVLGISGLVGSGRTELARLIYGADRKETGQIFLDGAQVDPQSPGDALSKGIAYLTEDRKQLGLFLEMSISDNINMCVMSEDATMAVLKNFAKATQRSGKAFEDLSIKAPSASVLVGSLSGGNQQKVLLARLLEAKPKVILLDEPTRGVDVGAKSEIYRLIDELARQGMAIVMISSELPEIVGVADRVLVLREGEIAGEVKASQAQPIQQEAIMRLSTGTIAESHPAQ from the coding sequence ATGGCGAGGGATTCCAATCCAGCGCTGGAAATGCGCGATATTTCCAAAACCTTCGGGGCTATTCGCGCTTTATCCGATGTATCTCTCACGGCCTATGGCGGTGAAGTTCACGCTTTGATGGGTGAGAACGGTGCGGGCAAATCCACGCTTATGAAAATCCTGTCGGGCGCTTACAAGTCCGACAAAGGTGGAGAAGTCCTAATCTCAGGAAATGCCATGCCGACTGGCAATCCAAAGATTGCAAAGGCATATGGCATTGCTGTCATTTATCAGGAATTGTCTCTCGCACCCAATCTCACTGTCGCTGAAAATATTTTCCTTGGCAACGAACGCGCTCGTTTCGGGCTCGTCAATCATGCAGCCATGCGCAACGAAACCCAGCCTATATTGAACCGTCTGGGCGTTTCGTTCCTCCCTTCCACGAAAGTCAGCGATCTTTCTCTTGGCGAGCGGCAATTGGTGGAAATCGCACGCGCCTTGTCGGCAGATGCGCGCATCATTGTCATGGACGAGCCGACAACCGCCCTCTCCAGCCGGGAAACCGAGCGCCTATTTGATGTCATCGAAGCCCTCAAACAAGATAACATCGCGATCATCTATATCAGCCACCGTATGGAAGAAGTGTACAAGCTCGCCGATCGCTGCTCGGTACTGCGCGATGGCAAATATATCGGCACGCTGGATCGTCAGGAACTGAGCGCTGAACGCCTGATCTCGATGATGGTTGGGCGGGAGCTGTCTTCATTCTACAAAAAGGAACACCGAGCCGAGGATCTGTCGGACATTGTCATGCGCGTTGAAGGGTTGGGTGACAACCGCAAGGTGCGCAATTGCTCATTTGAGGTTCATCGTGGTGAGGTGCTCGGCATCTCGGGGCTGGTCGGCTCTGGCCGGACGGAACTCGCTCGTTTGATTTATGGAGCGGACCGCAAAGAAACGGGCCAGATTTTTCTTGATGGCGCGCAGGTTGACCCACAAAGCCCCGGTGATGCCCTGTCCAAAGGCATCGCTTATCTGACCGAAGACCGCAAGCAGTTGGGGTTGTTTCTTGAGATGTCGATCTCAGACAACATCAACATGTGTGTGATGAGTGAAGATGCGACAATGGCGGTTCTCAAAAACTTCGCCAAAGCAACTCAAAGGTCCGGCAAGGCATTTGAGGATTTGTCCATCAAAGCGCCGTCCGCGTCGGTTCTGGTCGGGTCTCTGTCGGGCGGAAACCAACAAAAGGTGCTTCTTGCCCGCCTTCTCGAAGCAAAGCCCAAGGTCATTCTGCTGGATGAACCCACACGTGGTGTCGATGTCGGGGCCAAGTCGGAAATTTATCGCCTGATCGATGAGTTGGCTCGGCAAGGGATGGCAATCGTCATGATTTCCAGTGAGCTACCGGAAATTGTTGGCGTGGCTGACCGCGTCCTCGTGCTGCGGGAAGGCGAAATTGCAGGCGAGGTCAAAGCCAGCCAAGCCCAACCCATTCAACAAGAAGCGATTATGAGGCTTTCAACGGGTACGATCGCTGAAAGTCACCCCGCACAATAA
- a CDS encoding ABC transporter permease subunit, which yields MSSAPTSNSKNSSAQFKGIIRALGMLPVLILLALAFHALTGKFLAAGNLSIVLQQASINIVLAAGMTFVILTGGIDLSVGSILAASAMAAVIMSLIPGLGWIGVPAGIALGLVFGLVNGAFVAVLKLPPFIVTLGSLTAVRGIARLLGGDTTVFNADLPFAVIGDGTILGVPILAIIAISVIILSWFILRRTILGTWIYAVGGNEEAARLTGIKVPLVLLFVYAMSGMMSGLGGVMSAARLYAANGLQLGQAYELDAIAAVILGGTSFVGGVGSITGTLIGALIIAVLSNGLILTGTSDIWQFIIKGLVIIAAVTLDRFRGKSTTA from the coding sequence ATGAGCTCTGCTCCGACCTCAAATTCCAAGAATTCATCCGCTCAATTCAAAGGCATCATTCGGGCTTTGGGCATGTTGCCTGTCTTGATCCTGTTGGCGCTCGCCTTTCACGCCCTGACAGGCAAGTTTCTTGCAGCTGGCAATCTGTCCATTGTCTTGCAACAGGCGTCCATCAACATCGTTTTGGCCGCAGGCATGACCTTTGTCATCCTGACCGGCGGCATCGATTTGTCGGTGGGCTCCATTTTGGCAGCATCGGCCATGGCCGCCGTGATTATGTCACTCATTCCGGGGCTGGGATGGATCGGCGTTCCAGCCGGGATTGCTCTGGGGCTTGTGTTTGGTCTTGTCAATGGCGCCTTCGTGGCCGTTCTGAAGTTACCGCCCTTTATCGTGACATTGGGGTCACTGACGGCGGTGCGCGGGATTGCCCGGCTTCTGGGTGGCGACACCACGGTGTTCAATGCGGATCTGCCCTTTGCCGTGATCGGGGACGGCACTATTCTTGGTGTGCCAATCCTGGCGATCATTGCCATTTCCGTGATCATCTTGTCCTGGTTCATCCTGCGGCGCACCATTCTGGGCACCTGGATTTATGCCGTCGGTGGCAATGAGGAAGCGGCGAGACTGACCGGTATCAAGGTGCCGCTGGTGTTGCTGTTCGTTTATGCCATGTCCGGCATGATGTCGGGCCTTGGGGGGGTGATGTCAGCCGCACGCCTCTATGCGGCCAACGGCCTGCAACTCGGTCAGGCCTATGAACTTGACGCCATCGCGGCGGTTATTCTTGGCGGCACCAGTTTTGTTGGTGGCGTCGGCTCCATTACGGGCACTTTGATCGGCGCGTTGATCATAGCTGTCCTTTCGAACGGCCTGATCCTCACTGGTACCTCGGACATCTGGCAGTTCATCATCAAGGGTCTCGTCATCATCGCGGCGGTCACGCTGGATCGTTTCCGCGGGAAAAGCACGACCGCCTGA
- a CDS encoding ABC transporter substrate-binding protein — MGKALKLVLGAATALSVLASGAMAADKELKSIGISVGLLGNPFFVATIKGIEDRAREINPDVEITSVSADYDLNKQVSQIDSFIAKGVDIIMLNAVDDTAIAPAVNRAKKAGVTIAAFDVSAPGADVTVMTDNVAAGRKACQYIVDALDGKGNVAIIKGPSSSSLNDRFNGCMGVFEKNSDIKVVSNDQNGLAAREGGMNVMQGLLTRFSDLDAVFGANDPMALGAQLAAKQLKRTDIIITGVDGAPDTEKALADPDSLIKASASQDPYVMAGEALKMGYDFFNGKKPEKDTVLIDPVLITADNLKDYKGWTSPR, encoded by the coding sequence ATGGGAAAAGCACTTAAACTCGTACTGGGCGCAGCAACCGCTTTGTCCGTGTTGGCATCGGGCGCAATGGCCGCCGATAAGGAACTCAAAAGCATCGGGATTTCTGTCGGGCTGCTCGGCAATCCATTCTTCGTTGCCACCATCAAAGGCATCGAGGACCGTGCACGTGAAATCAACCCAGATGTTGAAATCACATCCGTTTCTGCGGACTATGACCTGAACAAACAGGTCAGCCAGATCGATAGCTTCATCGCCAAAGGCGTGGACATCATCATGCTCAATGCAGTGGATGATACTGCGATCGCACCGGCTGTGAACCGCGCCAAAAAGGCTGGCGTTACGATTGCTGCTTTTGACGTGTCCGCACCTGGCGCAGATGTCACCGTGATGACCGACAATGTGGCAGCTGGCCGCAAAGCCTGCCAATATATTGTCGATGCGCTTGATGGCAAAGGCAATGTAGCCATCATCAAAGGCCCGTCGTCCTCCTCGCTCAACGACCGCTTCAACGGCTGCATGGGTGTATTTGAGAAGAATTCAGATATCAAGGTTGTCTCCAACGACCAGAATGGTCTGGCCGCGCGCGAAGGCGGCATGAATGTGATGCAAGGTCTTTTGACCCGCTTCTCCGATCTTGATGCTGTCTTTGGTGCAAATGATCCAATGGCTCTTGGTGCGCAACTCGCCGCCAAGCAGCTGAAACGGACCGACATCATCATCACTGGTGTTGATGGGGCGCCTGACACTGAAAAAGCGCTGGCCGATCCAGATTCCCTGATCAAGGCATCCGCTTCGCAGGATCCCTATGTCATGGCTGGGGAAGCACTGAAAATGGGCTATGATTTCTTCAATGGCAAGAAGCCTGAAAAAGACACCGTCTTGATCGACCCTGTCCTGATCACGGCAGACAATCTGAAAGATTATAAAGGCTGGACCTCTCCTCGCTGA
- a CDS encoding formylglycine-generating enzyme family protein yields MLYRSGTLPNRAYLPQMAETSVQLPDGRVIFVQKYEVSVAEWNACHAEGVCSEKLRPPKGLTAADAPATGLNYLDISQYVRWISERANHPFRLPATKEWEFMAKPVLPEKPDPIFSDPSLRWASDYLVNARKPRRLEKRGSFSTNAQGIADLDGSVWEWTDDCYVGESGTVSKQRCPAFYVAGEHMAVIPFLVRDPARGGCAVGTPPPHLGFRLVTDKKI; encoded by the coding sequence ATGCTATATCGCTCCGGCACCCTTCCCAATCGGGCCTATTTGCCGCAAATGGCCGAAACGTCCGTTCAACTGCCAGATGGGCGCGTTATTTTCGTCCAGAAATACGAAGTCTCCGTTGCCGAATGGAATGCATGTCATGCCGAGGGCGTCTGTTCTGAGAAGCTTCGCCCACCAAAGGGACTGACCGCAGCGGATGCGCCGGCCACTGGATTGAACTATCTCGACATCAGTCAGTATGTTCGCTGGATCTCGGAACGCGCCAATCATCCCTTCCGGCTGCCTGCCACCAAGGAATGGGAGTTTATGGCCAAACCTGTCTTGCCCGAAAAGCCTGACCCAATCTTTTCCGATCCTTCTCTGCGTTGGGCGTCTGACTATCTGGTCAATGCACGCAAGCCCCGGCGTTTGGAGAAAAGAGGCAGCTTTTCTACCAATGCACAAGGGATTGCAGACTTGGATGGCAGCGTTTGGGAATGGACCGATGACTGCTATGTCGGCGAAAGTGGAACAGTTTCCAAACAGCGTTGCCCTGCATTTTACGTTGCCGGGGAGCATATGGCCGTTATTCCGTTTCTGGTCAGAGACCCGGCGCGTGGCGGCTGCGCGGTTGGTACCCCGCCGCCGCATTTGGGCTTCAGGCTGGTAACCGACAAAAAGATCTAA
- the nirK gene encoding copper-containing nitrite reductase produces the protein MFKSGKQNSINLNRRALLRGGLVGGAAAVAVGAGAASSQAMPHLRSVTPRSPSAKFVSAEAEAQTKAKAKPVDLSGYTRVKQELVDPPFAPKHDQVAKGGPKIVEVELVTEERLITVDEDTGASIWALTYNGSVPGPLIIVHEGDYVELTLRNPENSIMEHNIDFHASTGALGGGGLTHVYPGEEAVLRWKATKPGVFTYHCAPGGAMIPYHVTHGMNGAVMVLPRDGLKDRDGNPLRYDSIAYIGEQDFYLPQDENGDYKTYEAAGDDYADSIDAMRTLVPTHSVFNGSVGALTGDHALLAKVGETVLMIHNQANRDSRPHLIGGHGEYVWEAGSFSDAPQTGLESWFIRGGSAGAALYTFQQPGVYAYVNHNLIEAALLGATAHFVVDGEWDNELMEQVVAPRATSV, from the coding sequence ATGTTCAAGTCAGGAAAACAGAATAGCATCAATCTTAATCGCCGCGCCCTGTTGCGGGGTGGCCTCGTGGGGGGCGCTGCAGCCGTTGCCGTCGGAGCGGGAGCAGCCTCATCTCAGGCAATGCCTCATTTGCGTTCCGTAACACCTCGGAGCCCTTCCGCAAAATTCGTAAGCGCTGAAGCAGAAGCGCAAACGAAGGCCAAAGCGAAACCGGTTGATCTTTCTGGCTATACACGCGTCAAGCAAGAGCTTGTTGATCCTCCTTTTGCTCCAAAGCATGATCAGGTCGCCAAGGGTGGTCCAAAGATTGTTGAAGTGGAACTGGTGACCGAAGAACGGTTGATCACGGTTGATGAGGACACCGGTGCCAGTATCTGGGCCTTGACCTATAACGGGTCTGTGCCCGGACCACTCATCATCGTGCATGAGGGTGACTATGTAGAGTTGACCCTGCGCAACCCGGAAAACAGCATCATGGAACACAATATCGATTTCCATGCATCGACGGGAGCGTTGGGTGGCGGTGGTTTAACCCATGTCTATCCGGGTGAAGAAGCTGTGTTGCGTTGGAAGGCGACCAAACCGGGTGTCTTCACCTATCACTGCGCCCCTGGTGGAGCGATGATTCCCTATCACGTTACGCACGGCATGAATGGTGCGGTTATGGTATTGCCGCGCGATGGGCTCAAGGATCGTGATGGCAACCCGCTGCGCTACGATAGCATCGCTTATATCGGTGAGCAGGACTTCTATCTGCCGCAAGACGAGAATGGAGACTACAAGACCTACGAAGCGGCCGGCGACGATTATGCCGACAGCATTGACGCGATGCGGACTCTTGTTCCGACCCATTCCGTCTTCAACGGATCGGTTGGCGCACTGACCGGAGATCACGCCTTGCTGGCAAAAGTGGGTGAAACTGTTCTGATGATCCACAATCAGGCCAACCGCGATTCACGCCCGCATCTCATTGGTGGGCATGGAGAATATGTCTGGGAGGCCGGTTCCTTCTCCGACGCGCCGCAGACCGGTCTTGAAAGCTGGTTTATTCGCGGTGGTAGCGCAGGCGCGGCCCTGTATACCTTCCAGCAGCCCGGTGTCTATGCCTATGTGAACCACAATCTCATTGAGGCTGCATTGCTTGGCGCCACAGCCCATTTCGTCGTCGATGGGGAGTGGGACAATGAACTGATGGAGCAGGTCGTTGCTCCAAGGGCAACCTCAGTCTAA
- a CDS encoding pseudoazurin: protein MLRTLITTAIATGLMGGVALAETFEVKMLNKSGKERMVFEPEFLRIASGDTVRFIPTDKGHNAQTVKGRIPEGAEPFKGKMSKEIEVTLTTEGFYAIECKPHFAMGMVMTIAVGDGAEAPASFLEGRIPKKAKARFEEQLSNL, encoded by the coding sequence ATGCTTCGCACACTGATCACAACAGCAATCGCAACGGGTCTTATGGGAGGCGTTGCTCTCGCGGAGACTTTCGAAGTCAAAATGCTCAACAAGAGCGGCAAGGAACGTATGGTCTTTGAACCCGAATTCCTTCGCATCGCCAGCGGCGATACGGTTCGCTTCATTCCCACCGACAAAGGCCACAATGCTCAAACCGTCAAAGGGCGTATCCCGGAAGGGGCTGAGCCGTTCAAAGGCAAGATGAGCAAAGAAATCGAGGTTACCCTGACCACGGAAGGTTTCTATGCAATTGAATGTAAACCCCATTTCGCCATGGGCATGGTGATGACCATCGCTGTGGGCGATGGTGCAGAGGCACCTGCTTCCTTCCTTGAAGGGCGCATTCCCAAAAAAGCCAAGGCACGCTTTGAAGAGCAACTCTCAAATCTCTAA
- a CDS encoding Crp/Fnr family transcriptional regulator, translating into MGEEKPPKTMPRLDESLLTHIPPFSKLALNEIREILDQASSRRYSEGVAVFSEGGAADRFFMLLDGYIRVIRVTETGEQVIALHIPSGQLFGIAKALGRDTYPATAVTASEAIILSWPTSLWDRFVTSYDGFSTETYKIVGKRVGEMNMRLVEMATQQVEQRVANALMRLISQTGRKVNDGIEVDFPITRQDLSEMTATTLHTVSRLLSGWEKQGLIKSRRKRILVTDPHGLMLLSQQR; encoded by the coding sequence ATGGGAGAAGAAAAACCGCCAAAGACAATGCCGAGGCTTGATGAAAGCCTTCTGACGCATATCCCGCCCTTCTCAAAGTTGGCGCTGAACGAGATTCGTGAGATTCTCGATCAGGCAAGTTCGCGACGCTATAGCGAAGGCGTTGCCGTTTTCTCGGAAGGCGGAGCCGCCGATCGCTTCTTCATGCTTCTGGACGGCTATATCCGCGTCATTCGTGTGACAGAGACCGGCGAACAGGTCATCGCTCTGCATATCCCATCGGGACAATTGTTCGGCATTGCCAAGGCCCTGGGGCGCGACACCTACCCCGCCACAGCGGTGACGGCTTCGGAGGCCATCATTCTAAGCTGGCCGACTTCCTTATGGGATCGCTTTGTGACGAGTTATGATGGCTTCTCAACCGAGACCTACAAGATTGTCGGCAAGCGGGTCGGTGAAATGAACATGCGTCTTGTGGAGATGGCAACTCAGCAAGTCGAGCAACGGGTGGCAAACGCCTTGATGCGCCTGATCAGCCAGACGGGCCGAAAAGTGAACGATGGAATCGAGGTGGATTTTCCGATCACGCGGCAAGACCTGTCCGAAATGACGGCGACGACATTACACACCGTTTCACGCCTCTTGAGTGGCTGGGAAAAACAGGGGCTGATCAAAAGCCGCAGGAAACGCATCCTCGTGACCGACCCCCATGGTTTGATGTTGCTCAGTCAGCAGCGTTGA
- a CDS encoding DUF1858 domain-containing protein, translating into MTIANLENPDLTLDEVMKTWPQTVGVFLHHKMLCVGCLVNPFHTIADACAEYDLDEESFRVELRAAINAAD; encoded by the coding sequence ATGACCATTGCAAATCTGGAAAATCCTGACCTGACGCTCGATGAGGTTATGAAAACATGGCCTCAGACCGTAGGTGTGTTTCTGCACCATAAAATGCTGTGCGTGGGGTGTCTGGTGAACCCCTTTCACACGATAGCAGACGCCTGTGCCGAATATGATCTGGATGAAGAAAGCTTCCGGGTTGAACTTCGCGCAGCCATCAACGCTGCTGACTGA
- a CDS encoding c-type cytochrome: MAEILTKSRARNVFYGGSLFFVAVFIALTVHSHFYVLNNSTSKLPLTEEVVLGKRVWEKNSCINCHTLHGEGAYFAPEVGNVMTRWGVADDPEGAFETLKTWMEAQPSGVEGRRQMPNFHLTDEEIRGLAEFLRWADHTDTQGWPPNDAG, translated from the coding sequence ATGGCAGAAATACTGACAAAATCGCGGGCAAGGAATGTGTTTTACGGAGGCTCACTTTTCTTCGTTGCCGTCTTTATCGCCCTCACCGTGCATAGCCATTTTTATGTACTCAACAATTCTACATCCAAATTGCCGCTGACCGAGGAAGTGGTGTTGGGCAAGCGGGTCTGGGAGAAAAACTCCTGTATCAACTGCCACACGCTTCACGGTGAAGGCGCGTATTTTGCCCCCGAAGTTGGCAACGTCATGACCCGTTGGGGTGTTGCCGATGATCCCGAAGGGGCGTTCGAAACCCTCAAGACCTGGATGGAAGCCCAGCCTTCGGGCGTCGAAGGCAGACGCCAAATGCCAAACTTTCATCTGACTGACGAAGAGATCCGAGGGCTCGCAGAATTCCTGCGTTGGGCTGATCATACGGACACGCAAGGCTGGCCGCCGAACGACGCGGGCTAA
- a CDS encoding cbb3-type cytochrome c oxidase subunit I, translating into MKYQSQKVAKAYFYCAMALFAVQVLGGLLAGWIYVSPNFLSDLVPFNIIRMIHTNALIVWLLLGFFGAAYFLVPEEAERELFSVKLAYIQLALLMVGTLGAVAGYLVGIHEGREFLEQPLWVKFGILVAAVIFLVNISLTVLAGRKTAITNVLLMGLWLLSLLWIFAFINPENLSLDKMYWWFVVHLWVEATWELVMAAILGYLMLKLTGVDREVVEKWLYVIVATALFSGILGTGHHFYWIGLPGYWQWIGSIFSTFEVIPFFLMMSFAFVMVWKGRKNHPNKAALLWSLGSSTVAFFGAGVWGFLHTLHGVNFYSHGTQITAAHGHLAFFGAYVALNLAVFTYAMPMLRNRDPYNQVINMASFWLMTGGMAFMTFVLTFAGTIQTHMQRVIGDYFMEVQDSLSVFYLMRFGAGAAVVLGALAFIYSIVVAQKREVIAPGSANPAPGE; encoded by the coding sequence ATGAAATATCAATCTCAAAAGGTGGCCAAGGCCTATTTCTACTGTGCCATGGCACTGTTTGCCGTGCAGGTGCTTGGCGGACTGCTGGCTGGCTGGATCTATGTCTCGCCAAACTTTCTATCCGACCTTGTACCATTCAACATCATCCGGATGATCCACACCAATGCGCTGATCGTCTGGTTGTTGCTGGGCTTTTTCGGAGCGGCCTATTTTCTCGTCCCCGAAGAGGCAGAACGAGAGCTTTTCTCGGTCAAGCTGGCTTACATCCAGCTTGCACTGTTGATGGTGGGCACGCTGGGTGCCGTGGCTGGCTATCTGGTCGGCATTCATGAAGGACGTGAATTCCTCGAACAGCCACTCTGGGTGAAATTCGGAATTCTGGTTGCTGCAGTCATCTTCCTGGTCAACATTTCGCTGACCGTTCTGGCTGGGCGCAAAACCGCAATCACCAACGTGCTGCTGATGGGTCTGTGGTTGTTGTCCCTGTTGTGGATTTTTGCCTTCATCAATCCAGAGAATCTTAGCCTTGATAAAATGTACTGGTGGTTCGTTGTTCACCTGTGGGTGGAAGCAACCTGGGAACTGGTAATGGCTGCGATCCTTGGTTATTTGATGCTCAAACTGACTGGTGTTGACCGTGAAGTGGTCGAGAAATGGCTCTATGTCATCGTTGCCACCGCCCTCTTCTCGGGTATTTTGGGGACGGGACACCATTTCTACTGGATTGGTTTGCCGGGTTACTGGCAGTGGATCGGCTCCATCTTCTCCACTTTCGAGGTAATCCCCTTCTTCCTGATGATGTCCTTCGCCTTCGTCATGGTCTGGAAAGGGCGGAAGAATCATCCCAACAAGGCCGCTTTGTTGTGGTCGCTGGGGTCTTCCACGGTTGCCTTCTTTGGCGCTGGCGTCTGGGGCTTCTTGCACACCCTGCATGGGGTCAACTTCTACAGCCATGGCACGCAAATCACCGCAGCCCATGGGCATCTGGCCTTCTTTGGCGCCTATGTTGCCCTCAATCTGGCGGTCTTCACTTACGCAATGCCAATGCTGCGCAACCGCGATCCTTATAATCAGGTGATCAACATGGCGAGCTTCTGGCTGATGACCGGTGGAATGGCCTTCATGACCTTCGTTCTGACCTTTGCAGGAACCATCCAGACGCACATGCAGCGTGTGATCGGCGACTATTTCATGGAAGTGCAAGACAGCCTGTCGGTCTTCTATCTGATGCGCTTTGGAGCCGGTGCAGCGGTGGTATTGGGGGCCCTCGCCTTCATCTATTCGATCGTTGTCGCCCAGAAACGTGAAGTGATCGCGCCAGGATCAGCCAATCCGGCCCCAGGAGAATAA
- a CDS encoding CbbQ/NirQ/NorQ/GpvN family protein → MNMQMRNQIPYYFPTGNECDLFETAYDKGLPLLLKGPTGCGKTRFVEHMAARMGKKLYTVACHDDLSAADLIGRYLLKGGQTQWVDGPLTRAVREGAICYLDEIVEARKDVTVVLHPLTDTRRTLVIDRTTEELIAPPGFMLVASYNPGYQNVLKRLKPSTRQRFLSMSFDFPDPESEIAVISSESGLEPGRVAPLVRLAGHIRALSGMDLEEGVSTRLLIYTAKLVAGGMGIDQAITVAIIEPLTDEPDVKTALNDLVSTIYG, encoded by the coding sequence ATGAATATGCAGATGCGTAACCAGATCCCTTACTATTTTCCAACCGGTAACGAGTGTGATCTCTTTGAAACCGCATATGACAAAGGTCTGCCCCTTCTTTTGAAGGGGCCGACCGGCTGCGGCAAGACACGGTTTGTCGAACATATGGCAGCACGCATGGGCAAAAAGCTCTATACCGTTGCTTGTCACGATGATCTGTCTGCAGCAGACCTGATCGGACGTTACTTGCTCAAGGGCGGGCAGACACAGTGGGTTGACGGGCCTTTGACGCGCGCCGTCCGAGAAGGTGCGATCTGCTATCTCGACGAAATCGTCGAGGCCCGCAAGGACGTCACCGTGGTGTTGCATCCCCTGACAGACACCCGGCGGACCTTGGTCATTGACCGCACCACCGAAGAGCTCATAGCCCCTCCGGGCTTCATGCTGGTCGCCTCCTACAATCCCGGCTACCAGAATGTGCTCAAACGCCTGAAGCCCTCCACAAGACAACGCTTCTTGTCGATGTCCTTCGACTTTCCCGATCCGGAAAGTGAGATTGCCGTCATCTCGAGTGAATCCGGGCTGGAACCTGGCCGCGTTGCGCCTCTTGTCCGTCTGGCAGGGCACATCAGAGCTCTCTCGGGTATGGATCTGGAGGAAGGTGTTTCCACGCGTCTCCTGATCTACACTGCCAAACTGGTAGCTGGCGGTATGGGGATTGATCAGGCCATCACCGTCGCAATCATCGAACCTTTGACAGACGAACCAGATGTGAAGACTGCTCTGAACGATCTGGTTTCAACGATCTACGGGTAA